In the Mya arenaria isolate MELC-2E11 chromosome 11, ASM2691426v1 genome, one interval contains:
- the LOC128208561 gene encoding glutamate receptor-like — MTFNGLVGQLQRNEVDMVVADLAVTRDREQVIDFTYPFHFGYSTVLLRRSDPEQYRWRKLLDPFKWQVIATIGVALVASSVVILLLERNNLNYRKRSSATPVRYHCAFHSYIGTISALYASLLNEAVVGTPQSTTGRSFLSAWWLLSIVVSATYCGNLIAFLTVTKEKMPFDTLAQMADVGGQQWGTIGGTLWEDIFMVTFHGRPFDEEGGLYYSSWSHVEV, encoded by the exons ATGACGTTCAACGGACTAGTCGGACAGTTACAAAGAAAC GAGGTGGACATGGTTGTTGCTGATTTAGCGGTCACTAGGGACCGGGAACAGGTGATCGACTTCACCTACCCGTTCCACTTTGGATACTCCACCGTTCTGCTCAGGCGGAGTGACCCTGAACAGTATCGATGGAGGAAACTTCTTGACCCTTTTAAG TGGCAGGTGATCGCGACGATAGGAGTAGCATTGGTCGCCTCCTCTGTGGTAATTCTCCTCCTTGAGCGAAACAACCTTAACTACCGCAAGCGGTCTTCAGCAACTCCTGTCAGATACCACTGCGCGTTCCACTCATACATCGGGACCATCTCTGCCTTATATGCCAGTCTTCTCAATGAAG CTGTGGTTGGGACGCCCCAGTCAACGACGGGTCGGTCATTTTTAAGCGCTTGGTGGCTGCTGTCGATAGTAGTGTCCGCCACCTACTGTGGCAATCTGATCGCCTTCCTCACTGTTACTAAGGAGAAGATGCCATTTGACACGCTTGCTCAGATGGCTGACGTCGGAGGCCAGCAGTGGGGAACAATAGGCGGCACGCTCTGGGAGGATATTTTCATGGTGACGTTTCATGGCAGACCATTCGACGAagaaggagggctatactactcgtcCTGGTCTCATGTtgaagtttaa